One part of the Novipirellula aureliae genome encodes these proteins:
- the cas5 gene encoding type I-MYXAN CRISPR-associated protein Cas5/Cmx5/DevS, whose amino-acid sequence MIGLYVTVPIASFRRGAAREYWETLPLPSPSTVYGFLLSMVGEVDRTCHIGARCTAGVIGHPDESTVLRKLWRIKDKKLGLGNGSNVRPDYQELLTDVRLVIWLDSSEEVTESEGTLQQRVAASLTTDGRSRISRFGGLSLGESTHMVDEVLPIQRAPELADESVRMFLLDKSGNFTLPVWVDHVGSSGTRNALGRLIEVGFEPPDVSRLPKIQDSKVLMTK is encoded by the coding sequence ATGATTGGGCTGTACGTCACCGTGCCGATCGCTTCGTTTCGTCGCGGTGCAGCTCGAGAGTATTGGGAAACGCTGCCACTGCCCTCACCCTCGACAGTCTATGGTTTCCTATTATCAATGGTTGGCGAAGTCGATCGCACTTGTCACATCGGTGCGCGGTGTACCGCTGGTGTGATCGGCCATCCCGACGAAAGCACCGTGCTGCGAAAGCTCTGGCGGATTAAGGACAAGAAGCTCGGCTTAGGCAACGGTTCTAATGTGCGACCTGATTACCAAGAATTATTGACCGATGTTCGTTTGGTGATCTGGTTAGACTCCAGCGAAGAAGTGACGGAGAGCGAAGGGACTCTGCAGCAACGCGTGGCTGCGTCACTGACAACCGATGGCCGAAGTCGTATCTCGCGATTTGGTGGATTGAGTTTGGGAGAGAGTACTCATATGGTCGACGAGGTCTTGCCGATCCAGCGTGCTCCCGAATTGGCTGACGAGTCGGTTAGAATGTTCCTGCTTGACAAAAGCGGAAATTTTACACTTCCCGTTTGGGTCGATCACGTCGGTTCGTCAGGCACTCGAAACGCACTAGGGCGTTTGATCGAGGTTGGCTTTGAACCACCCGATGTCAGTCGATTACCCAAAATCCAAGATTCAAAGGTACTCATGACGAAATGA
- the cas7i gene encoding type I-B CRISPR-associated protein Cas7/Cst2/DevR: protein MTMHIFANIVTDYGTAANNRGETEGNTTTLQKLIWKGAVHTTVSAEAIRFETRKHLASMESGGTNRTWNEDTRTNDWQKPGFDGWAKENGDTFIDDDLLGYMSAEAAKEEGQAGSAKVRRAVLEVTRAVSLTPWPGDTTFNAASPGATPSAAKKGNNPVPYGAEIHATRYQYGIAMTPDRLRQSDRAAKALQAIANLRTVAGNHGRFLFDFSPAAIVFRVTEDPAPRLLYCFGTPDAGHTLSADELVRRVKSGDINASELIVGGELATTDSGKALAELGADVKDGIKAATQAVCDRIAKVSA from the coding sequence ATGACCATGCACATCTTCGCCAACATCGTTACCGATTATGGAACCGCCGCAAACAACCGTGGTGAAACCGAAGGCAACACGACCACCCTGCAGAAACTGATTTGGAAAGGAGCGGTGCATACCACCGTCAGTGCCGAAGCCATCCGATTTGAAACACGAAAGCATCTTGCGTCGATGGAATCTGGCGGCACCAACCGAACTTGGAACGAAGACACACGGACCAATGATTGGCAGAAACCGGGATTCGATGGCTGGGCAAAGGAGAACGGTGATACTTTTATCGACGATGACTTGCTTGGTTACATGTCTGCCGAAGCCGCAAAGGAAGAAGGGCAAGCAGGCTCGGCCAAGGTACGCCGTGCCGTTTTGGAAGTCACCCGAGCGGTCAGCCTGACGCCATGGCCAGGTGACACGACGTTCAACGCCGCTTCGCCCGGCGCAACGCCATCCGCTGCAAAGAAAGGTAACAACCCAGTCCCCTACGGAGCGGAGATTCACGCCACTCGCTATCAATACGGGATCGCAATGACACCGGATCGCCTGCGACAAAGTGACCGTGCCGCAAAGGCTCTACAAGCGATCGCTAACCTGCGAACGGTCGCTGGAAATCACGGTCGGTTCCTGTTCGATTTCTCTCCAGCCGCAATTGTGTTTCGTGTGACCGAAGATCCCGCACCCCGTTTGCTGTATTGCTTCGGAACACCCGATGCTGGCCATACCCTTTCAGCGGATGAACTCGTCCGCCGTGTGAAGTCGGGCGACATCAACGCAAGCGAGCTGATTGTTGGTGGTGAGTTGGCGACAACAGATTCCGGCAAAGCCTTGGCCGAACTGGGGGCTGACGTAAAAGACGGAATCAAGGCCGCAACGCAAGCTGTTTGTGATCGGATCGCGAAGGTGTCGGCATGA
- the cas8a1 gene encoding type I-MYXAN CRISPR-associated Cas8a1/Cmx1, producing MAKTAKAKVAPPDHLEVSLFDPEMDLLLRAGIGGLATTLRWIERSIQSEQYDEDDFPESWIDDGVPWELSSDKILFRFADPEKVEDVFKPIFQAAFGLCERTIDLQTTYLGKQQQSVRVNLQRGLMLTFLQHGKTRTGEKKDSELNIEIDGKSFQFSTRCLDWYKHQDGYQDLIDKKKGTLSQKSAELPGTLYPGAAVRHNGFAGQTKYEGSVSQLLAAYFAPIGTLALPINRGSAVLLVPDVQDLLLFADNRRKITPSSYRDCLIGGSGDAVLQLYARLRGDDTKQRLAVASVTAFVFRPTAWASQQKSRVAAEKIEPLDQRRLEIFRYAKDHFAPRKASRKVTVKTGKGKAAKSTEREEFFWSDSIVRPLIADNLAHRRDWFTGFTKLFVDRDPANGKPFRDRLPFERTGLIAMIKADVWDKPGQMALIGAVHHALRGRYGQIASETANQKAAMQNRFRGEYERWRLAFSGAKTADQFRHSICDLFSRVPANKELQANWTEVLPWLDESGWQHARDLALLALASYQGKGAKELAAAAEASEDADSASA from the coding sequence ATGGCCAAGACAGCTAAAGCAAAGGTAGCACCTCCCGATCACTTGGAAGTCAGTCTGTTTGATCCTGAAATGGACCTTTTGCTCCGGGCGGGAATCGGCGGACTGGCAACGACACTGCGATGGATCGAACGTTCGATTCAAAGCGAGCAGTACGACGAGGATGATTTCCCCGAATCATGGATCGATGATGGTGTGCCGTGGGAACTGAGTTCGGACAAGATCCTGTTCCGGTTCGCAGATCCGGAAAAAGTCGAGGACGTTTTCAAGCCGATTTTCCAGGCCGCGTTCGGTTTGTGCGAGCGAACGATCGACTTGCAAACGACTTACCTCGGCAAACAACAGCAATCGGTACGAGTCAATCTGCAGCGAGGCTTGATGCTGACGTTTCTGCAACACGGGAAGACACGTACTGGAGAAAAGAAGGACTCCGAGCTTAACATCGAGATCGATGGTAAATCGTTCCAGTTCAGCACACGATGCCTCGATTGGTACAAGCATCAAGACGGCTACCAAGATTTGATTGATAAAAAGAAGGGGACGTTGTCGCAGAAATCCGCCGAACTTCCTGGAACGCTCTATCCAGGTGCTGCTGTCCGGCACAATGGTTTCGCAGGGCAAACGAAATACGAAGGTAGCGTTTCTCAACTGCTGGCTGCGTACTTCGCACCGATCGGAACATTGGCCTTGCCGATCAATCGAGGTTCTGCCGTGCTGTTGGTGCCGGATGTGCAGGATTTGCTGTTGTTCGCTGACAACCGACGCAAGATCACACCTAGCAGCTACCGCGATTGCCTGATCGGTGGCAGTGGTGATGCGGTGCTACAACTCTACGCTCGGCTGCGAGGCGATGACACAAAACAGCGACTCGCCGTCGCCTCAGTGACCGCGTTTGTATTCAGGCCAACCGCTTGGGCCAGTCAACAGAAATCGCGAGTCGCTGCGGAAAAGATTGAACCGCTCGACCAGCGGCGACTGGAGATTTTTCGATACGCCAAAGACCACTTTGCACCGCGAAAAGCGTCTCGAAAAGTGACCGTGAAAACCGGCAAAGGCAAAGCGGCCAAGTCGACCGAGCGTGAGGAATTCTTTTGGAGCGATAGTATCGTGCGTCCGCTGATCGCCGACAATCTGGCTCATCGTCGCGATTGGTTCACCGGATTTACCAAACTGTTTGTTGACCGCGATCCAGCAAACGGGAAACCCTTTCGTGATCGCTTACCTTTTGAACGAACAGGATTGATTGCCATGATCAAAGCAGACGTTTGGGACAAGCCTGGGCAGATGGCTCTCATTGGAGCCGTACACCATGCGCTTCGTGGGCGATACGGACAGATTGCCAGCGAGACAGCGAATCAAAAAGCCGCGATGCAAAATCGGTTTCGTGGCGAATACGAGCGTTGGCGACTGGCCTTTTCGGGTGCCAAGACCGCCGATCAGTTTCGCCACTCAATTTGTGATTTGTTCAGCCGCGTGCCGGCCAACAAGGAGTTGCAAGCGAATTGGACCGAAGTCCTGCCGTGGTTAGACGAATCCGGCTGGCAACATGCTCGAGACTTGGCACTGCTGGCGTTGGCAAGTTATCAAGGCAAAGGGGCGAAAGAACTCGCCGCAGCGGCGGAAGCATCCGAAGATGCAGATTCAGCAAGCGCATAA
- the cas6 gene encoding type I-MYXAN CRISPR-associated protein Cas6/Cmx6, whose translation MVQPIELAFPVMGRSPIPADHGYALLGAVTQLIPAVHGGNGFALAPIPGRQVGDRKMALTRTSRLVVRTSADRVGEFLPLAGKQIMLVGRSITLGVPTVQQLEPAPRLRARIVTIKGFFEPNEFAEAVQRQLDKLEIKDAEINVGRQRTIRVKQNEILGFETTLSKLDDESSLKVLAEGIGGRRHMGCGVFVPCQETNDGQDS comes from the coding sequence ATGGTGCAACCAATTGAACTAGCGTTTCCCGTGATGGGACGATCTCCCATTCCGGCGGATCATGGCTACGCATTGCTAGGCGCGGTCACGCAATTGATTCCAGCCGTTCACGGCGGAAACGGATTTGCATTGGCTCCCATTCCTGGGCGGCAAGTCGGTGACCGAAAAATGGCTTTGACTCGAACCAGCCGTCTAGTTGTTCGCACGTCAGCGGATCGTGTCGGCGAGTTTTTGCCGCTTGCCGGCAAACAAATCATGCTTGTCGGTCGCTCGATCACTCTTGGTGTTCCTACGGTTCAACAATTGGAACCTGCACCGCGACTACGAGCACGCATTGTGACGATCAAAGGTTTTTTTGAACCAAACGAGTTCGCGGAAGCCGTTCAGAGACAACTCGACAAGCTCGAAATTAAGGACGCCGAGATCAACGTGGGGCGACAGCGGACGATTCGCGTTAAACAAAATGAAATTCTCGGGTTTGAAACGACGTTGTCCAAGCTCGACGATGAATCGTCGCTAAAAGTACTCGCCGAAGGTATCGGCGGGCGGCGACACATGGGGTGCGGCGTTTTTGTTCCTTGCCAGGAGACCAATGATGGCCAAGACAGCTAA
- a CDS encoding helix-turn-helix transcriptional regulator: MRQSLFPKRLHVIDQSDQRCGVAGDSCAEYVLERCEPLISDPRLAVLENPRAYLAKSAQRACSRYFHRKRKIDLVLQPNGIVDGFTSNYRDPCQVVWDALECLHDELSSRERICAECLAMGFSKKKIAERLSVCPSAVSKLSKQVMRKIEERIIEHGATN, encoded by the coding sequence ATGAGACAATCACTATTTCCGAAGCGTTTGCATGTAATTGACCAGTCTGATCAGAGGTGCGGTGTAGCCGGTGATTCGTGCGCTGAATATGTACTTGAACGCTGCGAGCCTCTCATATCGGATCCAAGGTTGGCGGTTCTTGAAAATCCACGTGCATATCTCGCTAAGTCCGCCCAACGAGCCTGTAGTCGATACTTCCATCGTAAACGCAAAATTGACCTTGTGTTGCAGCCAAATGGCATTGTCGACGGCTTTACAAGTAATTACCGAGATCCATGTCAAGTCGTTTGGGATGCTTTAGAATGCCTTCACGATGAACTGAGCAGTCGGGAACGAATTTGTGCGGAGTGTCTTGCAATGGGATTTTCGAAAAAGAAAATTGCCGAGCGACTAAGTGTCTGTCCATCCGCTGTAAGCAAACTATCGAAACAAGTTATGCGAAAGATCGAAGAAAGGATCATTGAACATGGTGCAACCAATTGA
- the cas3 gene encoding CRISPR-associated helicase Cas3', with the protein MLEQLLAKSVDGTDASQHTTLRQHLADVFESAIGVVDASGCDQLAAFGLSPSQWYDRFRQTVLLSAAIHDLGKANNHFQRMIAGDSKPQAIRHEWISVWLAEQPVVKAWLLPAVDRCERCWHIAMAAVAGHHPKHSHCSPQVDCFGSEAIEVFAEHAGFRSCLLQIQSQLGLGEPPSQISTILHEGVKDHQRPRQFCSMVQQLADFFADEIFVDPPWRRFCACVKACVIASDVAGSALWEHLDTQASRQNWITETLNRRPSTEQLESIVTNRLDGNMLREFQLAIAGSDASITLVEAGCGSGKTVAAYQWAGQQHAGRRLWFCYPTTGTATAGFQGYLLEAETNDPNKQSVVDGADLFHSRQQYDMLQMLGSRESDETMDDTSVRVESLKAWDTKTVACTVDSLLSILQNQRRGLYSWPAISQSAIVFDEVHSYDDMLFGNLLTFLRELPGIPVLVMTASLPTSRRNAIEKAAKGGNRSFCCVAGPEDLEQLPRYIRHKLGVSVTRDDALELVRDEFDSGGRVLWISNTVERTRKLGLELADCNARVYHSRFIYKDRVDRHNEVTAMFDSTDAGCATTTQVAEMSLDLKHATLLVTELAPIPALIQRLGRLNRAIHPDQPAEERPVRPFIVIDPVRDDGEFSSAPYRESDLELARTWLDSLGTEPLSQEQLVEAWRAMDISEKIELETSGWLTGGIETPVDAIRTAGYGVTVIRENDLPNAKRDRSVVAYTLPMNYPVSDNWQLGNYRHGGFPVASETAIDYCSETGAVWSTFVII; encoded by the coding sequence ATGCTAGAGCAGTTGCTCGCCAAAAGTGTCGATGGAACCGACGCATCGCAACATACCACGTTACGACAGCACCTAGCGGATGTTTTCGAGTCTGCGATCGGCGTCGTCGACGCAAGCGGATGCGATCAGTTAGCAGCGTTCGGTCTTTCGCCGAGCCAATGGTATGATCGCTTTCGTCAAACGGTACTCTTGTCAGCAGCGATTCACGACCTAGGTAAAGCGAACAATCACTTTCAGCGGATGATCGCGGGGGATTCCAAACCACAGGCGATTCGCCACGAATGGATTTCTGTCTGGTTGGCCGAACAACCGGTTGTCAAAGCTTGGCTCTTGCCAGCCGTCGATCGTTGCGAGCGATGTTGGCACATCGCGATGGCAGCCGTTGCAGGGCATCACCCGAAACATAGCCATTGCTCACCGCAGGTAGATTGTTTTGGTAGCGAGGCTATCGAAGTCTTTGCGGAACACGCTGGCTTTCGTTCATGCTTGCTTCAGATTCAGTCACAGCTCGGTCTTGGCGAACCGCCTTCGCAGATTTCAACGATATTGCACGAAGGTGTAAAGGACCACCAGCGCCCACGCCAATTCTGTTCCATGGTGCAACAACTTGCCGACTTCTTCGCCGACGAAATTTTTGTAGATCCTCCCTGGCGGCGGTTTTGTGCGTGCGTGAAAGCTTGTGTCATCGCCAGTGACGTCGCTGGCTCGGCACTGTGGGAACATCTTGACACGCAGGCAAGCCGGCAGAACTGGATCACGGAAACTTTAAATCGACGCCCCTCAACCGAGCAGCTTGAATCGATCGTGACAAATCGGCTCGATGGAAACATGCTGCGAGAGTTTCAGCTAGCGATCGCCGGCTCTGATGCCAGTATCACGCTCGTGGAAGCGGGCTGTGGTAGCGGCAAAACGGTCGCAGCCTATCAGTGGGCGGGCCAGCAACATGCGGGACGACGACTTTGGTTTTGCTATCCGACGACCGGCACCGCAACGGCCGGATTTCAAGGCTACCTTTTGGAAGCGGAAACGAACGATCCGAACAAGCAATCGGTTGTCGACGGAGCGGATCTGTTTCATAGCCGCCAGCAATACGACATGCTACAAATGCTAGGATCGCGAGAATCCGACGAGACGATGGATGATACATCCGTACGCGTCGAATCACTCAAGGCCTGGGACACGAAAACCGTTGCCTGTACGGTGGATTCATTACTTTCAATTTTACAGAACCAAAGACGCGGTTTGTACTCATGGCCTGCGATTTCGCAGTCTGCAATCGTCTTTGATGAGGTTCATTCGTACGACGACATGTTGTTCGGAAATCTGCTGACGTTTCTTCGTGAACTGCCAGGGATTCCAGTGCTCGTGATGACGGCAAGCCTGCCGACGTCGCGGCGAAATGCAATTGAAAAGGCAGCCAAGGGGGGCAATCGGAGTTTTTGCTGCGTTGCGGGGCCAGAAGACTTGGAGCAGCTTCCGCGATACATTCGTCACAAGCTAGGCGTGTCGGTGACGCGCGACGATGCGTTGGAACTTGTTCGCGATGAGTTTGATTCCGGTGGTCGCGTGCTTTGGATCAGCAACACGGTTGAGCGAACCCGAAAGCTCGGCCTCGAACTCGCTGATTGCAATGCCCGTGTTTACCACAGCCGGTTTATCTACAAGGACCGGGTTGACCGGCACAACGAAGTAACCGCGATGTTCGATTCAACAGATGCAGGCTGTGCCACAACCACTCAAGTCGCCGAAATGTCGTTGGATCTAAAGCACGCGACCTTGCTGGTTACTGAACTCGCTCCGATACCCGCACTCATTCAACGACTCGGTCGACTCAACCGAGCAATCCACCCCGATCAGCCAGCAGAAGAGCGTCCGGTTCGACCTTTCATCGTGATTGACCCGGTACGTGATGACGGTGAATTTTCATCGGCACCATATAGGGAAAGTGACCTTGAACTTGCACGAACTTGGCTCGACAGTTTAGGAACGGAACCCCTCTCTCAAGAGCAACTCGTCGAGGCATGGAGGGCGATGGACATATCTGAAAAGATTGAACTTGAAACAAGCGGTTGGCTCACGGGAGGCATTGAAACACCAGTCGACGCGATTCGCACCGCTGGATACGGAGTCACCGTAATTCGCGAAAATGATTTACCCAACGCGAAGCGAGATCGTTCAGTGGTCGCCTATACCCTTCCGATGAACTATCCCGTTTCGGACAACTGGCAACTGGGGAATTATCGGCACGGAGGCTTCCCAGTCGCATCCGAAACCGCGATCGACTACTGTTCCGAAACCGGTGCCGTCTGGAGCACGTTTGTGATTATCTGA
- a CDS encoding amino acid permease, whose translation MDSQTRHLTLLGATGVGVGAIVGGGILALAGVAFAATGPAAVLAFAFNGVIALLTALSLAEMASKFPQSGGTYTYAKKALSVEAAFAVGWVVWFASVVASVLYAIGFAHFATVMATGLWRVFVSDVPDWAGSPMLKTGLAIATTGFLSLSLIRNTGGGGHFVNFSKVVVFGLLILTGLIAITCQSPVDTSAAFTPFFTSGFTGLVQAMGYTFIALQGFDLIAAVGGEVREPAKTIPRAMILSLLIALLIYVPLLLVLTAVGTPPGESIGEAAAEDPEGIIALAAENFLGPVGYWFVMVAAVLSMFSALHANLFAASRIARAMAVDRTLPVRMSELNPETAAPTAAILVTSTLVSLLLLLLPDVGAAGAASSLIFLITFAVGHLLAYLLRKRSKRRPPPFRTPWFPLVPILGGIACIVLAVFQGMTVPSAGGIAIGWLAIGGIMFVALFRTRASVMDASNTANNPELLNLRGLSPLVLVPIANPQNAVAMISLADAMVPADVGRVLTQTIVVPSRDWNPIENDEPIRRSQQVMQELLRASAISGIRTESLTTISVEPMKEIARVAKLHRCESVLLGLSDIDEQNQALHLEALLGELDANVVILRSRKDWIFEGVTRVLVPIAGRGGHEHLLALLLGSMQRHRSADQEPLEVTFLRVMPVTALPEETERAMRDLRRLAWDLCPNSKVDIVISSNAIATVAERCRKSDLLILGVQRVGRRKKLFGAFTRALASRSDCPMIVMSRRG comes from the coding sequence ATGGATTCTCAAACACGCCACTTAACGCTACTTGGTGCAACGGGCGTCGGGGTTGGAGCGATTGTGGGTGGCGGTATTTTGGCGTTGGCGGGTGTTGCCTTCGCCGCGACGGGGCCAGCCGCGGTATTGGCGTTCGCATTCAATGGCGTGATTGCGCTGTTGACCGCGCTGAGCTTAGCCGAAATGGCGTCCAAATTCCCACAGTCAGGCGGCACGTATACCTATGCCAAAAAGGCGTTGTCGGTTGAAGCAGCGTTTGCGGTTGGATGGGTCGTCTGGTTCGCCTCCGTCGTCGCCTCCGTCCTCTATGCAATCGGTTTCGCCCACTTTGCTACCGTCATGGCAACCGGTCTATGGCGAGTCTTCGTATCCGATGTCCCCGATTGGGCAGGTTCGCCGATGCTGAAAACGGGGCTTGCGATCGCGACCACCGGGTTCCTGTCGCTATCTCTGATTCGCAATACCGGCGGCGGTGGGCACTTCGTCAATTTCAGTAAAGTGGTCGTTTTTGGCTTGTTAATATTGACCGGATTGATCGCGATCACTTGCCAATCTCCCGTCGACACCTCTGCTGCATTCACGCCTTTTTTTACAAGCGGTTTCACGGGACTGGTTCAAGCAATGGGTTACACCTTCATCGCTCTGCAAGGTTTCGACTTGATTGCGGCGGTTGGCGGCGAGGTTCGAGAGCCAGCCAAAACGATCCCACGAGCGATGATATTGTCGCTGTTGATCGCTCTTTTGATTTACGTGCCGCTGTTGTTGGTGCTGACTGCCGTCGGCACACCGCCTGGCGAATCGATTGGCGAAGCGGCGGCTGAGGACCCGGAAGGAATCATCGCCTTGGCGGCAGAAAACTTTTTGGGGCCCGTGGGCTATTGGTTCGTCATGGTCGCAGCGGTCTTGTCAATGTTCTCGGCACTGCACGCCAACCTATTCGCAGCCTCACGGATCGCTCGAGCGATGGCGGTCGACCGGACACTACCGGTCCGTATGAGTGAGCTGAACCCAGAAACGGCGGCACCGACGGCTGCAATTTTGGTGACATCAACACTCGTCTCGCTATTGCTACTTCTGTTGCCCGATGTCGGTGCTGCGGGAGCCGCATCGAGTTTGATTTTCTTGATCACGTTTGCCGTCGGGCATTTGCTGGCGTACCTATTGCGAAAACGTAGCAAACGCCGACCACCCCCTTTTCGTACCCCGTGGTTTCCGCTCGTTCCGATTCTCGGTGGAATCGCCTGCATCGTCTTGGCCGTCTTTCAAGGGATGACCGTCCCGTCGGCGGGTGGTATCGCTATTGGCTGGCTCGCCATCGGTGGTATCATGTTTGTGGCACTGTTTCGCACCCGAGCGAGCGTGATGGATGCTTCTAACACTGCGAACAATCCCGAACTGTTGAATCTTCGAGGGCTTTCGCCGCTGGTCTTGGTGCCGATCGCCAACCCACAAAACGCCGTCGCCATGATCTCATTGGCCGATGCCATGGTCCCCGCCGACGTGGGCCGAGTGCTAACGCAAACGATCGTGGTTCCATCAAGGGATTGGAATCCAATCGAGAATGATGAGCCGATTCGACGATCACAGCAAGTGATGCAGGAACTGCTCAGGGCGTCCGCGATTAGCGGCATCCGCACCGAGTCGCTGACGACGATCTCGGTCGAGCCGATGAAAGAGATTGCGCGAGTGGCGAAACTGCACCGCTGCGAATCGGTGCTGCTTGGACTGAGCGACATCGATGAACAAAACCAAGCTCTGCACTTGGAGGCACTGCTTGGCGAACTTGACGCCAACGTGGTTATCTTGCGGTCGAGGAAGGATTGGATTTTCGAAGGTGTTACGCGAGTGCTAGTGCCGATCGCCGGTCGCGGAGGTCACGAACACTTACTCGCACTACTACTAGGCAGTATGCAGCGGCATCGGTCAGCGGACCAAGAGCCGTTGGAGGTAACCTTTTTGCGAGTCATGCCAGTGACGGCGCTGCCAGAGGAGACCGAACGGGCGATGCGTGATCTACGCCGGTTGGCATGGGATCTCTGCCCCAATTCCAAAGTCGATATCGTCATCAGTAGCAATGCAATTGCAACCGTTGCTGAACGTTGTCGAAAATCCGACTTGCTGATCTTAGGGGTCCAACGAGTTGGCAGACGAAAAAAACTATTCGGAGCCTTCACAAGGGCATTAGCCAGTCGCAGCGATTGCCCCATGATCGTGATGAGCCGCCGAGGCTAA
- a CDS encoding class I SAM-dependent methyltransferase gives MVLSRTLEPESRSAIDEAVLYLEMKHEAVNQAFADDLVAGGPVGSRLIDLGCGPGLILIEIAKHDPDVQIMGVDSSTEMLDMAKQQIDFAGLLDRISLQQGDATTMKEFADEMADTVVSNSLIHHLADPITGLRSALRLVKPGGRVFIRDLFRPESETEVERLVSLYASEEPEAAQQLLRQSLHAALSLHEIRGLMEAVGMDATAARATSDRHWTIDWRAG, from the coding sequence ATGGTTTTATCAAGAACACTCGAACCAGAAAGTAGGAGCGCCATTGACGAAGCGGTTTTGTATTTGGAGATGAAACATGAGGCGGTCAACCAAGCCTTCGCCGACGATCTCGTCGCAGGCGGCCCCGTCGGCTCACGACTCATTGATCTGGGATGCGGGCCAGGTCTGATTCTTATCGAAATCGCCAAACATGACCCCGATGTACAAATCATGGGAGTGGATTCGTCAACCGAAATGCTTGACATGGCGAAACAGCAAATCGATTTCGCAGGCCTACTCGATCGCATTTCACTCCAGCAGGGTGATGCAACGACGATGAAAGAGTTCGCTGATGAGATGGCAGATACCGTTGTTTCCAACAGCCTGATTCACCATTTAGCCGATCCGATCACCGGACTTCGTTCGGCCCTGCGACTGGTGAAACCGGGGGGCCGTGTATTCATTCGCGATCTGTTTCGCCCTGAAAGTGAAACCGAAGTCGAGCGATTGGTTTCACTGTATGCGTCCGAGGAACCGGAAGCGGCCCAACAATTGCTCCGCCAAAGTTTGCACGCTGCCCTATCATTGCACGAGATCCGCGGTTTGATGGAAGCGGTTGGAATGGACGCAACAGCGGCCCGAGCGACGAGCGATCGACACTGGACGATTGACTGGAGAGCAGGGTAG
- a CDS encoding class I SAM-dependent methyltransferase, translated as MSAQDQTLVQYHELMQINAVSHLLRTAGQTGILRELQSGQKTIGQLCEALSLSPEPTGLLLDALISMGFIQKYGDDHALSPAAGLLCNYDADLGDGRWARLADAVAGRRERQAADLEYHYEHVAATQWIHTPAAIEAAEILNLGGEGELEAPQILDLGCGAGVWSCAMVHRVGQLGAGQGRVVAVDLPGPLAAAKSMAASINVTDHFSTIESDPLALDDLEPEYDIVLLAQRLFALGSDEQDRLLKKAVSAVRDGGRLVVIDLFRGPTKPNLTESVEALKLQLDTPAGGMKTLEQAQTQMRSVGMGQIQFSYLPASRVGMGMLVGSRGGG; from the coding sequence ATGTCAGCTCAAGACCAAACGTTGGTTCAGTACCACGAACTGATGCAAATCAATGCCGTTTCCCATCTGCTGCGAACGGCTGGCCAGACGGGCATTTTGAGGGAGCTCCAATCGGGGCAAAAAACGATAGGGCAGCTTTGCGAGGCGTTGTCATTGTCGCCCGAGCCAACGGGCTTACTCTTGGATGCGTTGATTTCGATGGGATTCATCCAAAAGTACGGCGACGACCACGCCCTTTCGCCTGCTGCGGGGCTGCTTTGCAACTACGACGCGGATCTTGGCGATGGTCGCTGGGCCAGGCTCGCTGATGCTGTTGCGGGCCGGAGGGAACGCCAAGCAGCTGACCTCGAGTATCACTACGAGCATGTGGCAGCAACGCAGTGGATCCATACGCCAGCAGCGATCGAGGCAGCTGAGATTTTGAACTTGGGCGGCGAAGGAGAGCTCGAAGCTCCGCAGATCCTAGACCTTGGCTGCGGTGCTGGCGTTTGGAGTTGTGCGATGGTTCATCGAGTGGGCCAATTGGGAGCGGGGCAGGGCAGGGTGGTCGCGGTCGATTTGCCTGGCCCTCTCGCTGCGGCAAAGAGCATGGCGGCGTCGATCAATGTGACCGATCACTTTTCAACGATCGAAAGTGACCCGTTGGCATTGGACGACCTGGAACCCGAATATGACATCGTGTTGTTGGCCCAGCGACTGTTTGCTCTCGGCAGCGACGAGCAAGATCGGCTGCTAAAAAAAGCGGTATCGGCGGTTCGCGATGGAGGGCGGCTGGTCGTGATCGATCTGTTCCGTGGCCCAACCAAGCCAAATTTGACCGAAAGTGTCGAGGCCTTGAAACTGCAATTGGATACACCCGCCGGTGGGATGAAGACGCTTGAGCAGGCCCAGACCCAAATGCGGTCCGTCGGAATGGGGCAAATCCAGTTTTCGTACCTGCCCGCAAGCCGTGTCGGAATGGGAATGCTGGTTGGCTCGCGGGGAGGAGGTTGA